In the Peptoclostridium acidaminophilum DSM 3953 genome, one interval contains:
- a CDS encoding SHOCT domain-containing protein, which translates to MKIIEVKDGSPIKGEVEPMTEEQLQREYDFYIAESIIGMLHKEGMITDDERQKISTLNRQKFSPKLAEIMS; encoded by the coding sequence ATGAAGATTATTGAAGTGAAAGATGGCAGCCCGATCAAGGGTGAGGTAGAACCGATGACAGAGGAACAGTTGCAAAGAGAGTATGACTTTTATATAGCAGAAAGCATTATCGGAATGCTCCATAAAGAAGGCATGATTACAGATGATGAACGACAAAAAATATCTACATTAAACAGACAGAAATTCTCACCAAAGCTAGCCGAGATTATGTCCTAA